From Paenibacillus sp. PL2-23:
GTCAGCACCGTGGAGCAGGTCGTGTCGAGTGAAGCGGGACGCCTGGGCGGCGGAGACTTTGCCTGGACGTTCAATGATGCGGTTGATGATCCGTCATATGCGGTGAATACGGGCCTGATGTCTGCTATTACGGGATATTCCTCCAAGCTGGTATCCGTAGGAGGCAACTCCAGCGGCTCGGGCGGCACGCCGACACCAACGCCAACCACAGCGCCAAGCCCTACCCCGACGCCAGCGCCAACAGCAACGCCTACGGCTACTCCAACGCCTACAGCGGCTCCGACGCCGACTCCGACGGCGCCGCCGGCAGGGGCCCAAGTTCATAATTTTACAACGAGCGGGACTACAAGCTCCTTCTTCAACATTCAAGGCAATCTGTCCAGCTCCAAGGGAACCGTGCATTATAACGGCCTTACCTTGACACAGTGCCTGAAGATGGAAAGCTCAACGTCCATCACATTCACAACGACAAAGGCTTCAACATTGACGCTTGTATTGAATTCGCCAGACGGCACAACTGTGAAAGTTGATGGAGCAAGCTACCCCATGACGAACGGAATCGTAACCGTTGCACTTGCTCCAGGCTCGCATACCATTGCCAAGGATCAAGTAACGAATTTGTTTTATATGAAGGTGGAATAACAAGTATACCATCGTTGATCAGGGGGAGGCCGCCTACACAGGGGCCTCCTTCAATTTGTGAATTGCCGGAAGGAGGAGCGAGGGGGAGGGGGTTGACAACAGCTTTGAAATCATTTATCTTTAATTTAAGATATATAATATAAAGATAACAAAGGAGAGATCCAACATGACAACCTTCCGTAATATGGACAGCATTCGTCGAGGCGCTCCATTCCATATGGTTGGAGATGGCTTCCGGGTATCCAATTATTTCCCTAACGGCAACGAGCTTGGGGAACGCATCAGTCCTTTCCTTCTGCTTGATTATAATGCGCCGTTCGACATTACCCCAAGCGAGGTGTCCAGAGGTGTAGGAGCGCATCCTCATCGCGGCTTCGAGACGGTGTCGATCGCATACGAGGGTTATGTAGAGCATCACGACAATCAAGGGAACCACGGTATTGTCGGCCCTGGTGATGTGCAATGGATGACAGCAGGCTCCGGCTTGCTTCATAAGGAATACCATGAACGCGAATTTTCCAGACGCGGCGGCCGATTCCATTTTGTCCAACTGTGGGTGAACCTGCCTCGCGAGCACAAGATGCATCCACCCAGATACCAGGAGCTGCCCAAAGCGTCAATGGGGCGCGCCTCGCTGCCAGACGGCGGCGGTGAAGTTCGTGTCATCGCAGGCGATTACAACGGTGTACGCGGTCCAGCGGAAACGTTCACGCCGATTCATCTGTTCGATATCGACTTCAATAAGGGAGGCATTGCGGAGTTCGAGCTGCCCGCCTCGTACAATGCCAGCGCGATCGTGCTAAGAGGCAACGCCCGGATTAATGGGGAACGCGAGGTCGACGAAGGCTCGTTCATTCTGTTCGATCATTCGGAAGGTGTTATCCGTATTGAAGGCTTGGAT
This genomic window contains:
- a CDS encoding pirin family protein, whose amino-acid sequence is MTTFRNMDSIRRGAPFHMVGDGFRVSNYFPNGNELGERISPFLLLDYNAPFDITPSEVSRGVGAHPHRGFETVSIAYEGYVEHHDNQGNHGIVGPGDVQWMTAGSGLLHKEYHEREFSRRGGRFHFVQLWVNLPREHKMHPPRYQELPKASMGRASLPDGGGEVRVIAGDYNGVRGPAETFTPIHLFDIDFNKGGIAEFELPASYNASAIVLRGNARINGEREVDEGSFILFDHSEGVIRIEGLDDDTLVLVLGGEPIDEPVFQYGPFVMNTREEVIQAYADFKAGKMGDANF